TTGTGTGAATGTTTCTGAAAATATACACAATTCCTGAATGTGTGATAATACTGCTGAATGAAACACTTTTAAAGATAAACTAAcattttcacaaaattaaatatacCTTCTAATTACTAGTCACCAATTATTACCCACTGATCACATGCAAATCTGCATAAACACTCTTGCATCAAGTTATGTACCAACCCATAGAATACATTGTATAATCACATTATCATGTACATTCTGGCCTCTTCATCATTTGTAATTGCCTTTAAAGTTGCAGGTGTTATCACATTCTGGTCTCTGTTAAATTTAGAGACCAGAATGGCATTTCAAGTATGTTAACAACATCCTTATCTTATCTCAAGCCATCTACTTTGACAAAAAAATTATGACTAAAAATGAGGTGTGTGCAACACACTATCCAGCAGGTAAGATGCTGCTCCCTGGGTTCACATTCACTTAGTTACATGCCTAGTGTATAATGTTTAGGGCATGTTAACAACATCACCTTTAAGCATATATTCAAGCctctataaatttttatttaatcttttattGAAACACTAGTATCCATTTCATCATTCAATATCTTTCTTACATCAACCCATAGCTGAAAAACTCTTAATAGTTCAGTTACAACATTCAGAAATTTGCTAGATACAATGTGGGTTTAGATATTTTCCTGATTTGTTCCATTGTTATATCACACAGAAAAAATTGCATTTGTGTCTTTGCAAAGAAAAGTAAAGAATGTTATTGTAGGGTTAGAAAAAACATACCTTCTGCTCAGCTTTTTGTTGGTTAGGTCTACAGCCAACTGGTTGAAAAAGTCTAGTGATATAAATACCACAGTGCGTACAAGGAATTTGGGGTTCAGCCTCAAAACCCACTTCTAGATCTTCTTTCCTTACTCCTTCAACCTGCTGGAACCCAGAGCATGAGGAATGGACTGGCCTTTGGAACCCACGAAGATTTTGATGTACAGCTTCTGTCACTTCTGAAGTTATAGACTGGCACCAAGTCACCACTTTCCAGGCTTTAAAATCCCGCCTCTTCCAAATAATACTTTCCCGCGTATGCCGCAACATGTAAAAGAGCCAATTAAGTACAATCATTTGACGTCTTGGTAAGAGCTGGGCGAAAATACATGTAGTATTTTGAAAAGGTTATCACAAGAATGGCCAGTTTATTTTGATATCTTTATTAATGAAGACAGCTGGCAGTTCTTTTAAGGCTGAACATTGTACACATGTTACGTATATGGGGTCTTCCaatatgcaataaaataaatgtacCACTCTTATTTTTGATATCTTGATTATTCCAAGACAACTGGCAGCATTTTAGTACACATAATATTGTACGTATTCAGCTGGAGGAAAATGGGTTCTCCAAGTtacaataaaaggaaataaaaacttGATTAGATCTCTTGATTATTTCAAGATAGCTGGCAGCATTTTAGTGTACGTACACATGTCGAGGAAAATGGGTTCTCCAATATGCAATAAAAGGCAATAAAAACTTTAATTTGATATCTTGATGATTCCAAGACAGCTGGCAGCTGTTTTGTACACATGTTAAGTCTTTTGTACACATGTAAGTTTTAGGGTAGACTCCAATATgtaattaaataaacaatcttaATCAATTTGAtatcttgattaatgaaagaCAGCTGGCAGCTCTTTTGTACACATATTAAGTCTATGGCAGACTCTaatatgcaataaaataaaaatctctttATTTCTATAACTTGATTAATGAAGATATATCTCATTGTTTTGTTCACATGTTAAGTATATGTGGTccaatatgaaataaaataaaaatccctTTAATTTTATATCTTGAATAATGAAGACAAATGGCATTCCATTTTTATACATGTTGACTATATGTTAGACTCCGttatgcaataaaataaaaatggaattttATACACATGGGCAGTATATGGTAGACTCCActatgcaataaaataaaaatctctgcCTTCATTATATCTTGATTAATGAATATAGTTGGTATACCGCTTGTacatatattaagtatatggTAGACTCCAAATAccaatcaaatataaatttgGACAAATTTTATATCTTGATTAAGGTACATATCCGGCATTCTTCTATACACATGTTAGCTCTAAAGTAGATTGGTGAATATgagtatattaaaataaaacattaatattGCGAAATACATGCACCTTCATATAAATTGGGGCCCGGCTGCCGGAAATGTATCTTTGTGTCCAACCTGTGGGGAagtattgaaaaaatgaattaaataaatcGTGCACTTTTTCTTAACGTAAATGTTCAGTATGTTTTGGACATTGGATTTTATTGCTAACGTGTTAAAATTTCTCATTCTCATAATTCTACCTATGCAACATATGATGTATCTTTAATTGGGAAGCTTGTTTACTCAAACTAGTACATGAACATTTTTCAAAGATTTCATGTTACAACAACACATCCATTTTGTAGACCTACTTATGTAAATTATAAATGGTAGATCGTAAGTGATACTGAATATtgcaatgaaattttttttattaaattcattgTAATACATGGTACATTACTCTGTGAAAAAGTATGTCTAATTTTTCACAGAGTATATAAATACTCCTTCCATTTGGCCAAAAGATTACCGGGGAATTAAATTTGCACCTAAAACATATATGGACCATGGCAATTGAAAATGAGACATTAATGCTAGCGATGGACGTTTTGACTTTGAGAAATATATCTTGCCGATGCACTATCATCATGTGATTTGTTGTCAACGGTTACAACAACAATCCACAGTTTGAGTGCAAACTACAGCGATTACATAACATCAGATTATGCCTTCCTTATCACATTTCTAGTTAATGACCTTTTATGCCTTAGTTATCACATTTCTAGTTAATGCCCTTTTACTCCATATTTGAgtgcaaaatattataaaatgtacCATTTGCTCAAACCCAATGGGCGCAAAAACAAAGACACATTCCAAAACGTTGTCTTTTCTAATATTAGCATATACATTTCCACTATTCTATATTACAATTCCGCATGTGACTTGGCtttttatgtataaataattttcaccATTATCTAACAACAAATTTGCCACGGAATTAAAAAAGCCAGCATCCAAGCAACAAACCTTTCATATATGTGAGAAAGGTCAAAGTACTTCATTGtcactctttatttttcattttaaagatCTAAATTGTTAGTATATAAGTGAGAAATCATTAGTAGTGTTGATTCTGGTTTATATATGGCAATTAGTATGGTATGTCCCATCTGTTCAAAGGTGACATACACATTGGTCACCTCTCTTTGCACCTAAGAAACTAGTAGACGTGTACTCACAATTGCCATATACCATAATCGAGATACCCAAGTGTATAACTAGTGGTAAGTTTAGATCCTCCAtgggcattttaaattcttcCTCAAACCCATCTTCTTATACATGATTTCATCCAATCATTGTTTAATCTGGAGACCTACCTGTCCAGACATGTACCATTTGGAAAAACTGTGGTAAGGTCAGTTTGAAATTGACCTCACAACCGTGCATTTGCAATGGCCAATATTTGTAATTAACACTAAGCAAGCGTCCTCCAGCCCAATCTCATTTAGTAATGTAGcatatttttgaatatttaacATGAAATATTATATTCACCAAGCAAGATGTGAGAATGAATTCTTTAGAGTAAAGATCTAATATTGAGATGCTTCCATGTGAACGTTGGATTAATGTAAGACTAGGATAGACATGATGGACAGCCTAGAAATCCACTAACCTTTatcagcaaaaagaaaattgaaaaaaatggtgaaacatgtatattttagatttaacagtaatattataaaagtcaCATTTGAGGGAATAAACAGACCTTGTATGGACTAGTGGGTGTGGTCATCATTTGTAGATACATTGCTGGTTTTACTAGGCATTTATCTACTAGAGTTCAAGCAAACTAACAAACTGAATATCAGCTATAAACAATTGTACACATCTATCTTCCCTTGACCATATTAGAAAGATGAACGTTGGATTAgtccattatttttatatatcatattcagtctatttttttttatatatcatgtTCAATCTCTCTTTCTAACAGGCACTATCATTTGTGCTACTAAATTCTGATAGGTTGCAGTGACTGATATGTAGTTGTATAAATCATGTGTATTGGGCTGCTCACCTTTTACTCATGTCAACAacattaatagttaaaaaaggtAATGGTTGGAGTCCTTAATAATTTAATTCAGTCAAGTTGGGTTTTTGACAAAAATATAAGGCTTTCATATATAGTAAACATTCTGAATGAGCATGGGGCCAGCACTGGTTGAGAACCAAAATCCAACGTTGCAAGTCAAAGTAAAGAAAGCATACAGACAGTGGCCATGTTTATGCGAAATAATGCCTTTACACACACAGTCTTCAAGTGTGGAGATGATATCCCAATGCGTAAAGTCAGGCGCTCTCTGCaaacacacaaaatataaattattaaacacaTCAATATAAGTCCCATGGTAAAATATATACCCTCATGATAGTGAATTAATAATACTCTTTTTATTCCCATAATAAAAAGCATGTGTAACATATACCATCATGGACACCTAGTGCATGTATGCTAGAATATCCAAATTAAAAGCATTCAATGACATAAATAGCTATGGTTTTTAATGATTAACATTATCTATAATTAGATAAACCATTATCATAAAAATAGGATAAGATAACCATCAGGATaaatctatataataactaaaaAGATTCAAGATTCAACTAACCATCGCTATCCCCCTCATCAATGTTCTCCAACACAAAAGCGTCGTTAATGTCTTCATCATCAATGAAGGCCTCATCGTCACTTCCTTCAGCCAAATGCTCATGTGACAGTGTTGAAGGATCAACGGGCAAGTTGTCTTCATTTACTCGGATCAATGGATTGAGCATGTCTACTAAATTAGTTTCATTAACACAGCCATAGTTCCTAGGATCAGTGTCACTCTCATCGTCTATTTCACCAACGTCGGATTCATCATCAAGTTCATGCAACTCGGAGGTATTGTGTCGAATATTGTAAACATTCCTATTTGTTATCTTGTGTACGACGTGCCAACTGCCCCCTAAAGTCGGGTCTTTTATGTAAAAAACTTGCAACGATTGGCATACTAGAGCGAAAGGCTCATCTTTGTACCATTGCCTAGACGTGTTGACACTCGTTAAGTGATCCCCAATGTGTATCCCCCTTCTCATGTCACCAatgtcccaccaatcacatttaaacaaaaaacacTTACGCCAACCTAAATAACGTAATTCTATGATGTCCTGCAACACACCATAGAAGTCCACTGGCAATCCTTGATGGTCGCCATGGACAACAACACCACTGTTTTGGGTGCGGCGACGCCCCTCGAGTTCCTTCGTGTGAAACCGAATTCCATTCATTATACACCCAGAATATGATGCGACCAGTGGATCTGGACCACATGCTAATGCATATATGTCATCGGTCACCTCGGGGGGAATCTTAGCATGCAACTCGGCGATCTAACATGGatatttgattgaaaaaaaaaacaataaagaagTCAATTCAAAGGTTAAATAACGGGAAATGTTTATAAATGAAAAGATAGTGAATGTTACGCGTGTTCTAAACCACGTTGGGAATTGACTTTGGTGCCTTCGCTCAATGTTGCTAAGGTCctcttctttcatcttgttATAGTGCTCACTACGAAAACCAAATCCACCAATAAAATAAGTTATCCACTTACAAATGCTGAGACAAATAAAATGCTGAATTGTGGATAAATCGTGCACTTACTCTATATAGTCTTCAATCTCTGCGCAATTATTAAGAACGTACCACTCGGCCTTGGCCAACAGTGCGTCTGGTAATTTTTCCACTCTTGCTGCCCCTAATGGGCGCACCTTTTGGGAGAAAACCGATAAACTTGACTCTCGGGAGGTTTGCCCAACTGTGTCACTGTTTCGTTCCTCTCGGTTATGTCTAGTCTCGATATCATTAAGGTACATAGAGCAAAATGTCAGACATTCGACATGAACATATGCCTCAGCAATTGAGCCTTCTGGACGAGCTCTGTTGCGGACATACCGCTTGAATTTACCCAGATACCTCTCGAAAGGGTACATCCACCTGTACTGAACAGGGCCTGCTAGCAATGCCTCATCTGGGAGATGAATAGCAAGGTGCaccatgatatcaaaaaatGCCGGTGGAAATATCATTTCCAATTTGCAAAGAATGACGGGGATATTAGCTTGAAGTCTTTCCAACACCCTTGTGTCTAGTGTTCGTGAgcataattctttgaaaaatgagCATAACTCTATTAAAGCTCCCCTAATATCTGGTCGTAGGTACCCACCAATAATAACCGGcaacaaatattgcataaagatatgACAATCATGGCTCTTCATTCCCATGATTTTTCCTTCATTAACGTTGACACACCGGGCAATATTTGAGGCAAAACCATCAGGAAATTTGACTTCTGCCATACGTGCACAAAAACTTCTTCGCTCAGTTCCATTTAACATGTAACATGCAAGACTCATATAAGTATGATTACCTTGATGCTGTAAATGCAATTCTTTCCTTAGTCCAAGATCTTCCAAGTCCCTACGCGCATTGACAGTGTCCTTACTTTTGCCTTCAATATTCATCAGGGTTCCCAAAACGTTATCACAGATGTTTTTCTCAATGTGCATGACATCTAAGTTATGCCGCAATCCCAAGTCTAACCAATAAGGAAGCTCAAAGAAGATACATTTTTTAGTCCAATTAAGTTCATTCGGGGTACGTTTCCGCTTCTTTGTTGATTTACCATACTGGATGTTGGAGACCTCATGTAATTGATCCATTAAAGCCTGTCCCGCAATGGTTTTAGGTTGGAGACGGCGTTCATCCTTTccattaaaagcattttttttcttcctccaaTTGTGCTCTATGCCCAACCACCGACGATGGCCCATATAAGCATGTTTTCGGCCATGCTTCAACCATAATGCATCTGTTTCAAAGTTACATGTCGGACATGCCATCTTACCCTTTGTACTCCAGCCTGAAAGATTTGCGTATgcaggaaagtcattgattgtccagaGCAACGCTGCCCTCAATAGGAACATTTCGCCTTTGTATGCATCATATGTTTGAATTCCATCTTCCCATAATTCTCTCAACTCATCTATTAGTGGACGCAAGAACACGTCAATATCATTTCCCGGTGCCTTTGGTCCAGGGATTAACAATGACATCATCaagtatggatctttcatgcatgaccaagGAGGCAAGTTGTACTGCACAAGCAAAACTGGCCAAATGCTGTACGGTTTGCTCATGTTATTGAAAGGGTTAAACCCATCACTTGCTAGAGCAAGTCTGACATTACGAGGATCTTGGGCAAATGCCTCATATTTGTTATCGAAGTCTTTCCATACCCTAGAATCAGCAGGATGTCTCATGAAGTTGGGCTCGTCAACACGCTCTTCTACATGCCATCTCATAGCTTGGGCAGTCTTCCGAGATATAAACAACCTTTGCAACCGCGGCTTCAGAGGAAAATACCGGAGGACTTTTTGGGGTAGCCTCTTTTGGTTAGTTGTGCTTGAGGCCCACCTAGATGCATTACATTTAGGGCATGCATCTTTATCGGCATTATCCTTCCAAAACAAGGCACAATCATTTGGGCATACATGTATCTTTGTGTAAGTAAAGCCCAAACCACGCTGTAAGCGACAAGCCTCGTTATATGAGTCAGGGAATAAAGCATGAGGAAAGGCAGCTTGCAGAAGCTTTATAACCATGTCGAACGACTTCACAGTCCAACCACCAACTgtctttatgtgaagcaacttgACTATGAATGATAACTTCGAGAACTCTGTGCAACTAGGATAAAGTGGTTGAGTGGCATCGTCTAGCAACTGGTCGAAGTTAAGGTGTAAAGGAGGAGACGAGGTGTGTCGGTTTTGACCCCCGTTTGAAAAAAATTCTGTTATACCAGAATTGTTCATAAAGGATCCCACACGGATATCATCTAACATCTCGTCGACATCATCAATGTAGTCATTGTCGTTATAGGCAGCATCACCATCTTCGTCAGAAGATGTGGTGTCTGGCAAAGTTTCCTCCTCGCCATGGAAGATCCATTCCGTATAAGATGGATCTATCCCTACTCTGAACAAGTGATCCTCAACCACTGAAAAAGGATGGAAAGATCGATTTCGGCATCTcctacatggacacctaatgcAGTCTCTACCCGATGCATGGGCCTTCGCCATATCCATGAATTGTTTAACGCCTGATGCGTAATCGTTAGAATGCATTCTATCTCcaatatgcatccaagcctTATCCATATGGTCAGGTCGCAGGGAACTGTACAAGTTAAGCAAGGCATATGAGTAGTATAAATGGTAGATCAAGGACTGTATGAAagtttgtaattgtttattgCGAAAGGAGATGTAGGAAATCACAAAGGTATCGAAGGGATAGAACTATTTAAATGGAGTTGAATGGTTATGTACATGTAAGGATCCGATACATGTGTTAGGTCAATGATATTGAAGGGAGGTGCCTATAGGTCATAGGTCATAGTTGATGTTAGCATAGGTTTCTAGTGAGATGGAGGGTAATTCTTTCATGTCATTAGTAATGGAGGATATTTCGACcagcttatatttttttaagtataggAGTTGGTAGATCTACCTTTGGTTGGggagagaggagggggggggggggggggaggataTATGTAACTCTAATCGTAGAGGTGGCTCAAGGCTAGATAGATTCCGTGTTTCTCCCTCTCCACAATCTTATTATCCGAGGATAAGTAAAAAAAGAATGCATGGTGATCACATATTATGTCTTGAATGGTAAAATATTTACCAAGTCCGCCAAAAACTCTACATTATACATTGTATTATTGGCCAtgttgtataaatatatatatatatacatgttaagtATACGTACTGTAGTCATAGTACGTACCCAAATTAAGGCCTCAAATACAAAACCTGATCTGAAAACTTGATTAGATCACATTATTTCTCTATAAGGAAGTTGTTTTTTCCTATCAATTTAGCTAAATGCATGAAGTAATTAAATCAGCTGATCTAACATCTTAGGTTAGATTTTAGATTTAATGTTAGAAGCGATACATGTGACAAGAACtttgagaatatatatataatatgcatcgTCGATCGTAATACCTTTGTGacaataagatatatatattagttcaaGTCAACCACACAATATTGAAAAGTGACTCATGATAGACAGACAGAGCCATCTTAATTAATTCCTTTCATCAGGGCAATAAATAGTCTACtaaattaatttcataatttaaatTACATTCATAGTTGTAACTTTATTGAAAGTTGACATGGCCAAGTGTGGAGTTAAGTATATATTGACATTTAGTAGTAAACATGAATAAAACATGGCCAATGACAAACATGGAGACTTCCCACTGCGTCCACTTTGATCCACAACCACTATATTATACAATGACTTTTGtgtattggatttattttattctacaaATCCAATATTTGTTTTGCCGACCAATTGCATACAAACACACAAAGACAAACTATTGCAGATGATATCTCCAATATATTGGTCAAAATATTGAACACAAACAACTGCAGTTGAAGACTTACATGTGCGTCGGGTATATGTTTTCTTGTAAGAAGATCAAGAGAACATCATGTAAAAGCTAAAAATTACACACCGGTGCTCAGGTGTAACTCTTCctacaaagaaaaatgaagcgtattaattattatttttatacatgtAAGAGGACTTTAGAGCTCACAAGGTTCATGGCATAAAAAAGTATGTAAAGATGTAGAAATAACACAATCTTGTTATTTCTACAAGATAACACACTTGCGCTGTGTATTAGATAAAAATGAGACACCATCAATCTTTGTTGTTTAATGGCTACATGTAAGTCTAACTTACGCCAACATACACGTGCTTTCAAGTAAGCCTTTTCCCCAAAcacaatcaacatgaaaaacAGCTGGCGAAATCATGCTTAGATGCTAAAACATCAAGAATTGGCCAAGACAGGCATGTAGAATATTTTTTCTACATGCCTGTCTATTATTCATCAAAGCTAAACAGTTTAAATAGGTAATAACCTCTTGAAAAACAAACTCAAACAGGTTGGTTCTTCACTTGCCAATTCAAGTTATAGGA
This sequence is a window from Carya illinoinensis cultivar Pawnee chromosome 9, C.illinoinensisPawnee_v1, whole genome shotgun sequence. Protein-coding genes within it:
- the LOC122276952 gene encoding uncharacterized protein LOC122276952, producing the protein MDKAWMHIGDRMHSNDYASGVKQFMDMAKAHASGRDCIRCPCRRCRNRSFHPFSVVEDHLFRVGIDPSYTEWIFHGEEETLPDTTSSDEDGDAAYNDNDYIDDVDEMLDDIRVGSFMNNSGITEFFSNGGQNRHTSSPPLHLNFDQLLDDATQPLYPSCTEFSKLSFIVKLLHIKTVGGWTVKSFDMVIKLLQAAFPHALFPDSYNEACRLQRGLGFTYTKIHVCPNDCALFWKDNADKDACPKCNASRWASSTTNQKRLPQKVLRYFPLKPRLQRLFISRKTAQAMRWHVEERVDEPNFMRHPADSRVWKDFDNKYEAFAQDPRNVRLALASDGFNPFNNMSKPYSIWPVLLVQYNLPPWSCMKDPYLMMSLLIPGPKAPGNDIDVFLRPLIDELRELWEDGIQTYDAYKGEMFLLRAALLWTINDFPAYANLSGWSTKGKMACPTCNFETDALWLKHGRKHAYMGHRRWLGIEHNWRKKKNAFNGKDERRLQPKTIAGQALMDQLHEVSNIQYGKSTKKRKRTPNELNWTKKCIFFELPYWLDLGLRHNLDVMHIEKNICDNVLGTLMNIEGKSKDTVNARRDLEDLGLRKELHLQHQGNHTYMSLACYMLNGTERRSFCARMAEVKFPDGFASNIARCVNVNEGKIMGMKSHDCHIFMQYLLPVIIGGYLRPDIRGALIELCSFFKELCSRTLDTRVLERLQANIPVILCKLEMIFPPAFFDIMVHLAIHLPDEALLAGPVQYRWMYPFERYLGKFKRYVRNRARPEGSIAEAYVHVECLTFCSMYLNDIETRHNREERNSDTVGQTSRESSLSVFSQKVRPLGAARVEKLPDALLAKAEWYVLNNCAEIEDYIDEHYNKMKEEDLSNIERRHQSQFPTWFRTRIAELHAKIPPEVTDDIYALACGPDPLVASYSGCIMNGIRFHTKELEGRRRTQNSGVVVHGDHQGLPVDFYGVLQDIIELRYLGWRKCFLFKCDWWDIGDMRRGIHIGDHLTSVNTSRQWYKDEPFALVCQSLQVFYIKDPTLGGSWHVVHKITNRNVYNIRHNTSELHELDDESDVGEIDDESDTDPRNYGCVNETNLVDMLNPLIRVNEDNLPVDPSTLSHEHLAEGSDDEAFIDDEDINDAFVLENIDEGDSDG